One genomic segment of Hordeum vulgare subsp. vulgare chromosome 2H, MorexV3_pseudomolecules_assembly, whole genome shotgun sequence includes these proteins:
- the LOC123425519 gene encoding cysteine-rich and transmembrane domain-containing protein WIH2-like, translating to MSYYNQQPPVGAPPPQGYGDKGGYPPPGYPPAGYPPPAQGYPPAGYPQQGYPPQYAQQPPPHQQQQQSSGPSFMEGCLAALCCCCLLDACF from the exons atgagctACTACAACCAGCAGCCACCCGTCGGCGCCCCGCCGCCGCAAG GGTACGGGGACAAGGGCGGCTACCCGCCGCCGGGGTACCCTCCGGCCGGCTACCCACCCCCGGCGCAGGGCTACCCGCCGGCCGGCTACCCTCAGCAGGGCTACCCGCCGCAGTACGCGCAGCAGCCGCCGccacaccagcagcagcagcagagcagcgGGCCTTCCTTCATGGAGGGATG CCTGGCCgccctttgctgctgctgtctccTGGACGCCTGCTTCTGA